Within Novosphingobium resinovorum, the genomic segment ATCGAAGCCCGGTTCCCATAACCGCTCCCCGATAACGATGTTGCTAGACAATCGATTTGTTCTAGCCGAGCGATCTGGAACCTTCTTTTTTGAGATTTTTGCCTGGGGGCGGGGGGGATGGTTCGAGCGCAATCGCGTGAACCTGGGTCCATCGCGACCTTTGCGACAAAACCAATTTTTCAAAGTTTTCCCGCCCTGGTGATCCCGCTTTCCGAGAGATGGGGGCTGAGCTATGCCTGAAATTAGGTAACTGCTCATTGGAGAACGAAGGCATGGCTGCCAACGGCGTAAATCTGGACGCATTGATTCCACGCGAGGATTTCGCCGCACCTACTACGCCATATAAAGGCACGCCCATCGGAACAATCGGTATGGGTAGGCTTCGGGAGGATTTTTTTGCAGGGAGTTTAAGGAAACCCGATTTCCAGCGCGAAACTAGCAATTGGACGGCGCAAAAGATCGTTGATTTGATCGCTGCGTTTCTCGATGGTGACCTAATTCCTGCA encodes:
- a CDS encoding DUF262 domain-containing protein, with the protein product MAANGVNLDALIPREDFAAPTTPYKGTPIGTIGMGRLREDFFAGSLRKPDFQRETSNWTAQKIVDLIAAFLDGDLIPAIILWRSGQYVFVIDGAHRLSALLAWIYDDYGDKSRSLNYFQNQIPEEQKSSLNKQESWSNLILAPSPHM